In Vanacampus margaritifer isolate UIUO_Vmar chromosome 18, RoL_Vmar_1.0, whole genome shotgun sequence, a genomic segment contains:
- the LOC144038305 gene encoding carbonic anhydrase 4-like — protein MKCRFLVVFAACILAAGVYCADDAIPWCYHDPTCNYTTWPTIAAPFCNGTRQSPIDIDTSEVTEDGNLTDFSFTNFNNDSIFDTITNTGRTVKVDFKPGVQISGGGLSEAYDGRQFHLHWGNRSNVPGSEHTIDGVQFAMELHIVNARSSLNGNTTLAIADPNGFAALGFLVEVDPGTTDQPASWKNLTDYLRNITLRDDIVPVMPGISLDDLVEGVDRTQYYRYLGSLTTPGCYEAVIWTVFKNPVRVSANLIDMFSTLLHINTTNSSEIMVNVFRGVQMSQAVTTRVSGDDDGTSDDASSTCVSLGLLALSLVLASCY, from the exons aTGAAGTGCAGATTCTTGGTTGTCTTTGCTGCCTGCATCCTTGCGGCGGGTGTTTACTGTGCCGATGACGCAATAC CCTGGTGTTATCACGACCCAACGTGCA ATTACACCACATGGCCAACGATTGCTGCCCCGTTTTGCAATGGGACCAGGCAGTCGCCCATTGATATCGACACCTCAGAGGTCACAGAAGATGGCAACCTGACCGATTTCAGCTTCACAAACTTCAACAACGATAGCATATTCGACACTATAACTAATACTGGCAGAACTG TCAAAGTGGACTTCAAACCCGGGGTGCAGATTTCCGGGGGAGGTCTCAGCGAGGCCTATGACGGCCGGCAGTTCCACTTGCACTGGGGTAACCGCAGCAACGTACCTGGTTCCGAGCACACCATTGATGGAGTGCAATTCGCCATGGAG TTACACATCGTGAACGCCAGGTCCAGCTTGAATGGGAACACGACTTTAGCGATCGCTGACCCGAATGGATTTGCTGCTCTTGGCTTTCTCGTTGAG gtAGACCCGGGCACTACTGATCAACCTGCCAGCTGGAAGAACCTCACCGATTACCTACGCAACATCACATTGCGTG ATGATATTGTCCCTGTGATGCCCGGGATCAGTCTGGATGATTTGGTGGAGGGAGTGGATCGCACCCAGTATTATCGCTATCTCGGCTCTCTCACCACACCCGGCTGCTACGAAGCCGTGATCTGGACTGTGTTTAAGAATCCCGTTCGAGTCAGCGCAAACTTG ATTGACATGTTCAGCACATTGCTGCATATCAACACCACCAACTCGTCAGAAATCATGGTGAACGTGTTCAGGGGCGTCCAGATGTCACAGGCCGTCACCACTCGTGTTTCGGGCGACGACGACGGCACCAGCGACGACGCTTCCAGCACTTGCGTCTCCCTGGGCCTGCTGGCTCTCAGCCTGGTACTGGCGAGCTGTTACTAA
- the LOC144038295 gene encoding uncharacterized protein LOC144038295 isoform X1, whose protein sequence is MIVKMHFSFIGLCLSAVINNAAANTDTWCYTGCDHTPTHWQDLDGSFCGGQRQSPVNIPSSRVERDEKLVSFSFVNFSSQNTFRAIINNGHTAKFLLKDSMVELSGGGLNGTYSTIQLHFHWGDTEHHPGSEHTVDGHRYPMEMHIVSLKKGLSVAQALEDPAGIAVLGFFISATENDVSSSPWSALTSYLLNNTGTEVNVTHAISINDLIGDVDLSKYYRYMGSLTTPSCNEVVAWTVFQEPITVNKILLEQFPFNTGLTNVYRPVQDLHGRQVFSSPAVLLPPSHVWCYDEDCEFSPPKWHLLPDSHCGGERQSPVNIEAKNAVKDEHLDGFAFTKFDDKHVIKYITNTGHTVKFVLNEGVMEVSGGGLGHVYSTLQFHFHWGSLSQDSKGSEHTVDSKRYPMEVHVVNKRKDLSLDEAVNTTNGLAVLGFFIEAATTTKSSGDAEEHGDSSGSSDNSSDDNSMDDSMTGTWKVLSSYLAEIQSIGSQVTVTKEMSFAELLGDVDLTSYYRYNGSLTTPLCNEAVVWTVFKDSIKVDHQLLTMFPNRTSFGDVFRPTQALHGRKIYTSAGGSALAPAVVFLLLVQFCGFLL, encoded by the exons ATGATTGTTAAG ATGCACTTCTCCTTTATTGGGCTGTGCCTGAGTGCGGTAATAAATAATG CTGCTGCAAATACAGATACATGGTGCTACACGGGCTGTG ATCACACGCCCACCCACTGGCAAGATCTGGATGGCTCTTTCTGCGGGGGTCAAAGACAGTCCCCCGTCAACATACCGAGCAGCCGCGTTGAGAGGGACGAAAAACTTGTCAGCTTCTCTTTCGTTAACTTCTCGTCTCAGAATACATTCAGGGCCATTATAAATAATGGACATACAG CTAAATTTTTACTGAAGGACAGCATGGTCGAACTGAGTGGAGGTGGACTCAATGGTACATATTCCACCATCCAACTCCATTTCCATTGGGGCGACACAGAGCACCATCCCGGGTCAGAGCACACAGTCGACGGGCATAGATACCCAATGGAG ATGCACATTGTGAGCCTGAAGAAAGGTCTGTCAGTGGCGCAAGCCCTTGAAGATCCTGCCGGCATCGCCGTTCTTGGCTTCTTCATCAGT gcgactgaaaatgacgtttCGTCAAGTCCTTGGAGTGCCTTGACCTCATACCTTTTGAACAACACAG GAACTGAAGTTAATGTCACACACGCCATCTCCATCAACGACCTCATCGGGGACGTGGACCTCAGCAAATACTACCGCTACATGGGTTCGCTGACCACGCCCTCCTGTAATGAAGTGGTAGCATGGACGGTATTTCAGGAGCCCAtcactgtaaataaaattttg CTCGAACAGTTCCCTTTCAATACGGGTCTTACCAATGTGTATCGCCCGGTACAAGACCTCCATGGACGCCAAGTGTTTTCTTCACCTGCTGTTCTTTTACCTCCCA gtcatgtatggtgctATGATGAAGACTGTG AGTTCAGTCCTCCCAAGTGGCACCTTCTGCCCGACTCACATTGCGGCGGCGAGCGCCAGTCGCCGGTCAACATCGAGGCGAAGAACGCCGTGAAGGACGAGCACCTTGACGGCTTCGCTTTCACAAAGTTTGACGACAAACATGTCATCAAGTACATCACAAATACAGGCCATACAG TAAAGTTTGTACTGAATGAGGGGGTGATGGAGGTGTCCGGGGGCGGCCTGGGTCACGTCTACTCCACTCTCCAGTTCCACTTCCACTGGGGTTCCTTATCCCAGGACTCCAAAGGCTCCGAGCACACGGTCGATTCCAAAAGATACCCTATGGAG GTGCATGTAGTGAACAAAAGGAAGGATTTAAGTCTGGATGAGGCCGTAAACACCACAAATGGCCTGGCGGTGTTGGGATTCTTTATTGAA GCCGCAACAACTACCAAAAGTAGTGGTGATGCTGAGGAACATGGCGAC TCATCTGGCTCCTCTGATAACTCCTCTGATGACAACTCAATGGATGATTCGATGACTGGCACCTGGAAAGTACTGAGCAGTTACCTAGCAGAGATACAAAGCATCG GTTCACAGGTGACCGTAACGAAGGAGATGTCTTTTGCTGAGCTGCTCGGCGATGTGGACCTCACCTCTTACTACCGCTACAATGGCTCCTTAACCACGCCCTTGTGCAACGAAGCAGTGGTCTGGACCGTCTTTAAAGATTCTATTAAGGTGGACCACCAACTG CTGACGATGTTCCCGAACCGGACCAGCTTTGGTGACGTTTTCCGGCCCACGCAGGCTCTTCACGGCAGGAAAATTTACACCTCGGCTGGAGGCAGTGCGCTTGCACCCGCTGTAGTCTTTCTGTTGCTGGTTCAATTCTGTGGCTTTCTCCTGTGA
- the LOC144038295 gene encoding carbonic anhydrase 15-like isoform X2 has protein sequence MIVKMHFSFIGLCLSAVINNAKFLLKDSMVELSGGGLNGTYSTIQLHFHWGDTEHHPGSEHTVDGHRYPMEMHIVSLKKGLSVAQALEDPAGIAVLGFFISATENDVSSSPWSALTSYLLNNTGTEVNVTHAISINDLIGDVDLSKYYRYMGSLTTPSCNEVVAWTVFQEPITVNKILLEQFPFNTGLTNVYRPVQDLHGRQVFSSPAVLLPPSHVWCYDEDCEFSPPKWHLLPDSHCGGERQSPVNIEAKNAVKDEHLDGFAFTKFDDKHVIKYITNTGHTVKFVLNEGVMEVSGGGLGHVYSTLQFHFHWGSLSQDSKGSEHTVDSKRYPMEVHVVNKRKDLSLDEAVNTTNGLAVLGFFIEAATTTKSSGDAEEHGDSSGSSDNSSDDNSMDDSMTGTWKVLSSYLAEIQSIGSQVTVTKEMSFAELLGDVDLTSYYRYNGSLTTPLCNEAVVWTVFKDSIKVDHQLLTMFPNRTSFGDVFRPTQALHGRKIYTSAGGSALAPAVVFLLLVQFCGFLL, from the exons ATGATTGTTAAG ATGCACTTCTCCTTTATTGGGCTGTGCCTGAGTGCGGTAATAAATAATG CTAAATTTTTACTGAAGGACAGCATGGTCGAACTGAGTGGAGGTGGACTCAATGGTACATATTCCACCATCCAACTCCATTTCCATTGGGGCGACACAGAGCACCATCCCGGGTCAGAGCACACAGTCGACGGGCATAGATACCCAATGGAG ATGCACATTGTGAGCCTGAAGAAAGGTCTGTCAGTGGCGCAAGCCCTTGAAGATCCTGCCGGCATCGCCGTTCTTGGCTTCTTCATCAGT gcgactgaaaatgacgtttCGTCAAGTCCTTGGAGTGCCTTGACCTCATACCTTTTGAACAACACAG GAACTGAAGTTAATGTCACACACGCCATCTCCATCAACGACCTCATCGGGGACGTGGACCTCAGCAAATACTACCGCTACATGGGTTCGCTGACCACGCCCTCCTGTAATGAAGTGGTAGCATGGACGGTATTTCAGGAGCCCAtcactgtaaataaaattttg CTCGAACAGTTCCCTTTCAATACGGGTCTTACCAATGTGTATCGCCCGGTACAAGACCTCCATGGACGCCAAGTGTTTTCTTCACCTGCTGTTCTTTTACCTCCCA gtcatgtatggtgctATGATGAAGACTGTG AGTTCAGTCCTCCCAAGTGGCACCTTCTGCCCGACTCACATTGCGGCGGCGAGCGCCAGTCGCCGGTCAACATCGAGGCGAAGAACGCCGTGAAGGACGAGCACCTTGACGGCTTCGCTTTCACAAAGTTTGACGACAAACATGTCATCAAGTACATCACAAATACAGGCCATACAG TAAAGTTTGTACTGAATGAGGGGGTGATGGAGGTGTCCGGGGGCGGCCTGGGTCACGTCTACTCCACTCTCCAGTTCCACTTCCACTGGGGTTCCTTATCCCAGGACTCCAAAGGCTCCGAGCACACGGTCGATTCCAAAAGATACCCTATGGAG GTGCATGTAGTGAACAAAAGGAAGGATTTAAGTCTGGATGAGGCCGTAAACACCACAAATGGCCTGGCGGTGTTGGGATTCTTTATTGAA GCCGCAACAACTACCAAAAGTAGTGGTGATGCTGAGGAACATGGCGAC TCATCTGGCTCCTCTGATAACTCCTCTGATGACAACTCAATGGATGATTCGATGACTGGCACCTGGAAAGTACTGAGCAGTTACCTAGCAGAGATACAAAGCATCG GTTCACAGGTGACCGTAACGAAGGAGATGTCTTTTGCTGAGCTGCTCGGCGATGTGGACCTCACCTCTTACTACCGCTACAATGGCTCCTTAACCACGCCCTTGTGCAACGAAGCAGTGGTCTGGACCGTCTTTAAAGATTCTATTAAGGTGGACCACCAACTG CTGACGATGTTCCCGAACCGGACCAGCTTTGGTGACGTTTTCCGGCCCACGCAGGCTCTTCACGGCAGGAAAATTTACACCTCGGCTGGAGGCAGTGCGCTTGCACCCGCTGTAGTCTTTCTGTTGCTGGTTCAATTCTGTGGCTTTCTCCTGTGA
- the LOC144037962 gene encoding uncharacterized protein LOC144037962 isoform X1, producing the protein MTPVKSWVGCLLLALLLLCPDPAKARDLAETAAIGGAVEEQAADEWEEQEVEAEGDLDDGAERNGKEEETLEEDQGEDVVQNEDEGAEEQQPTDDKSEDEGSETEEEDDGADDKDGLTEEEDDEDEDEEEDDEAEEEDDEAEEEDDEAEEEDSEAKVEAAFAEEKDDGEDEEEGMEEADETEDEEAADIVKEEETENEEGKAEMVEEDDEEQEPDKFEEDVNDQVDEDDDSAQQQSEKEALKDTPRFHAGSLCSVCSICEHCSSDCDKCPCEDGDVSDHCEICQDCPSCYFCPILCDTICKPGGLVDELTNAIFQTVASLL; encoded by the exons ATGACACCAGTAAAAAGCTGGGTGGGATGCTTGCTCCTGGCGCTGCTGCTGTTGTGTCCAGACCCGGCCAAGGCTCGAGACCTCGCGGAGACAGCCGCCATTGGCGGAGCTGTGGAAGAGCAGGCTGCGGATGAATGGG AGGAGCAGGAGGTGGAAGCAGAGGGAGACTTAGATGATGGGGCTGAAAGGaatggaaaagaagaagaaactttaGAAGAGGACCAGGGAGAAGATGTGGTTCAGAATGAAGACGAGGGGGCTGAGGAGCAGCAACCCACTGATGACAAGTCTGAGGATGAAGGCAGTGAGACCGAGGAGGAAGACGACGGGGCTGACGACAAAGATGGCTTGACCGAGGAGGAAGACgatgaggacgaggacgaggaagaAGATGACGAGGCCGAGGAAGAAGATGACGAGGCCGAGGAAGAAGATGACGAGGCCGAGGAAGAAGACAGTGAAGCTAAGGTGGAAGCCGCCTTTGCTGAAGAGAAAGACGACGGTGAGGATGAGGAAGAAGGCATGGAAGAGGCTGATGAGACTGAGGATGAAGAAGCTGCTGACATTGTAAAAGAGGAAGAAACTGAAAATGAGGAGGGGAAGGCAGAAATGGTagaagaagatgatgaagagCAGGAGCCTGACAAATTTGAGGAAGACGTGAATGATCAAG TAGATGAAGATGATGACTCAGCACAACAGCAGAGCGAGAAGGAGGCTCTTAAAGACACACCCCGCTTCCACGCTGGCTCTTTGTGCAGCGTTTGCTCCATCTGCGAG CACTGTTCTAGTGACTGTGACAAGTGTCCGTGTGAGGATGGAGATGTGTCGGACCACTGTGAGATCTGCCAA GACTGCCCCTCCTGTTACTTTTGCCCTATACTGTGTGACACCATTTGCAAACCAG gTGGTCTCGTGGATGAGCTTACAAACGCCATATTTCA GACGGTGGCCTCTTTGCTGTAA
- the LOC144037962 gene encoding uncharacterized protein LOC144037962 isoform X2, whose translation MTPVKSWVGCLLLALLLLCPDPAKARDLAETAAIGGAVEEQAADEWEEQEVEAEGDLDDGAERNGKEEETLEEDQGEDVVQNEDEGAEEQQPTDDKSEDEGSETEEEDDGADDKDGLTEEEDDEDEDEEEDDEAEEEDDEAEEEDDEAEEEDSEAKVEAAFAEEKDDGEDEEEGMEEADETEDEEAADIVKEEETENEEGKAEMVEEDDEEQEPDKFEEDVNDQDEDDDSAQQQSEKEALKDTPRFHAGSLCSVCSICEHCSSDCDKCPCEDGDVSDHCEICQDCPSCYFCPILCDTICKPGGLVDELTNAIFQTVASLL comes from the exons ATGACACCAGTAAAAAGCTGGGTGGGATGCTTGCTCCTGGCGCTGCTGCTGTTGTGTCCAGACCCGGCCAAGGCTCGAGACCTCGCGGAGACAGCCGCCATTGGCGGAGCTGTGGAAGAGCAGGCTGCGGATGAATGGG AGGAGCAGGAGGTGGAAGCAGAGGGAGACTTAGATGATGGGGCTGAAAGGaatggaaaagaagaagaaactttaGAAGAGGACCAGGGAGAAGATGTGGTTCAGAATGAAGACGAGGGGGCTGAGGAGCAGCAACCCACTGATGACAAGTCTGAGGATGAAGGCAGTGAGACCGAGGAGGAAGACGACGGGGCTGACGACAAAGATGGCTTGACCGAGGAGGAAGACgatgaggacgaggacgaggaagaAGATGACGAGGCCGAGGAAGAAGATGACGAGGCCGAGGAAGAAGATGACGAGGCCGAGGAAGAAGACAGTGAAGCTAAGGTGGAAGCCGCCTTTGCTGAAGAGAAAGACGACGGTGAGGATGAGGAAGAAGGCATGGAAGAGGCTGATGAGACTGAGGATGAAGAAGCTGCTGACATTGTAAAAGAGGAAGAAACTGAAAATGAGGAGGGGAAGGCAGAAATGGTagaagaagatgatgaagagCAGGAGCCTGACAAATTTGAGGAAGACGTGAATGATCAAG ATGAAGATGATGACTCAGCACAACAGCAGAGCGAGAAGGAGGCTCTTAAAGACACACCCCGCTTCCACGCTGGCTCTTTGTGCAGCGTTTGCTCCATCTGCGAG CACTGTTCTAGTGACTGTGACAAGTGTCCGTGTGAGGATGGAGATGTGTCGGACCACTGTGAGATCTGCCAA GACTGCCCCTCCTGTTACTTTTGCCCTATACTGTGTGACACCATTTGCAAACCAG gTGGTCTCGTGGATGAGCTTACAAACGCCATATTTCA GACGGTGGCCTCTTTGCTGTAA